ACAGCCACAGCAGCCAGTAGACTTCTTTGCAAGGCCAGGATGTCTTGCTGGTTTTCTGCAATCTCTTGCAGTTTTTGCAATACTTTTGTGCGATAGTCTGTAAAGCAATATTGCAGATTGGTCCTTGAAAATACAGTATTGTTTTAGtgtgaaaaatgaaaacatgaCTTACTCTTTGTTGCTGCTTCAGAAGAACACTGGGGCTCTTCTAAGAGGAGCTGTGAGGCAGCTGTGGGATGACATCAAAATATACTTTTCAAAGTTTAATAATAAATCACTCTTAATAGAATggttaataattacaataatatatgataaaatgtataccttgaaggGGTTGTGACGCACTTGATTGTCCGGACTCTGGCAGTGATGCTTTTGCTGCAAATATAAAATCCAAATAGACTTAACATTCCTAGTAGAATTAAACAGACAGAAATTTCTCTGTTGCCTGAGAGGGcaaagagagattttttttttcaaatgtctttatacttaaaaacacatttgtatattttacGAACCCTTGTCAAGAGGATGAATGTTGGAGAATGGCTGAtctgtaaatacaaattaaaatggatTGGACATCTCATATGTTGGTTAATGTGTCAATCATGTTACATGTCAACAACTTACATTTGGGTGGAAGAGGTTTTGATACCATTATGGCATTTCTTGTCAGTTGCCATTCTGGTATGAGCTTCATAACTGATTGTCTTGATTGCGCTTTGAAACATCCAAGTATTCTTGAGTCACATGGATCTCTGAAAAGCGGTTCGGTTGTTTCAAAAAGTCTGCACAACAGCATCTGGGAACCATCTACTTCTCTCTCTTCGATGGCCTCGCAACAGTGTCCTTCAGTAAGAATGAAGGCATTGTTAGGCCTATTGATTTTGGACTTGGAGGTCACCATAGATAGTGGGGAATTTGGTCTTTCCACCAGCCGTTTGACCACTTGAATAAGTGGCCGCTTTCCTGACCTTACGAGTCGTTTCAGCTTCCCAAGATAGTTCTCGAAAGGGAATGCACTGCAAGCATCGAGACTGCCAAAAGCCAGTGCCTGTTCTGGTAGATGTACCATCGAATGTACATTGTACACCATGAAGTGATCTCCGTACAGTTCTTTTGTTTTTCCAACAAAGTATGTCATTAGCTCTTGACTGTAGCTGTTGTGGTCCACTGCCAGTGTAGGGCAAAGCAGAAGGCTCAAGGCAACACTAAACGCCATGAAATGGTCATACAACTGGTCAACCAGAATCCCCTTCAGCATGATCTTGCCAGTATATACAGCAAACTGCCGCAGTTCAGTTGCCTTCCACCTGTCAATGTCTACTAGATTCCTTGGTTTTCGGGCAAAACAGCTTGGAATGGCCTTCCTGAGTGACAGCAACCGTTGGGTCACCTCATTTACTTGCCCAGCAGACATTCTCACCTTTCTGTCTCCTCTAATCCACGCTGTGATGAGTTTTTTCATTACACCCAGGCAGGCTTGGTGCATGTAGTCAATTGGAAACTGCTCTACCATGTCCAATGGGAGGCTCAAAAAGGGAGACATTGGGATGTATTCATTCTCCTGACGTCTTGTCATTTCACCACGGTATGTGTCATTGGTGCGTAGAGTGAGGTTGTCCACCTCTGGGTAAGTCACTCGCCCAGAAACCCATGTGcccttctgtgtgcatttgtcgCATCCATAATACCCGAATACTGTTTGATCTTTTTACCATGGCTCTTGCGGGTGCGTCACACACAACACATctgatttttatttcttttccatCCAAACCATTGTCAAGTATTTCCTGAATGTCCTTTATTGCTTCCTCAGCAAAATCCAGATTCATTGGTTTGGTGGGACCAAGTGTCAGTGTTATAGGAAAGACACTGATAGGTGGCAGGTGAATGGCACAGAGGATGGGCCAAAGATGTGTCCTGCTGCTTTTAAAAATGGGCAGGCCATCTATATTAAATGACAGTTCCAAAGTGCTAACTCCTTCCATTATCTCCCTTGGATAGCGCTGCAGCTGCTCATGAAGGCTCTGTCTTAAATTAAAGTGGACACACTCCATTCCAGACTTTACCACTGATTTAACTATTCTTGGAGTTTTCAGCAATGTCCTTGATGTTGATGGGAGGTCTGGGTGTCCATTTTTTTTAAGTCCTCTAAGGAGATCATCTATGGCATTATGCTTGATTAAGTGTTTTGTTGCCCATTCTTGTAGGAATGTTGTGAGTGAAGTTGAGGCCATTTCGTTTTCACTCTCAGTTTCTGAAATGCAGTTTCCCTCACTGAGCCCATCGTCCACACGGTCAGGTCCCGAACTGCAGCTCTGCCCACTGACACCAATTTCCACACTTTCAATGACACTTGAGATGTCTTCATCAATGTAATTGATGTGTTGAGGTTTTATTGGTGGAGTTGTTATTGGATGAGGTGTTATTGGATGATCTGACGATTCTGATGATTTCTCTCCAATAAACCTTTCATCCAATGATCTACGTGCATATTTCCACTGCCTTGTGTAGCGTTGTCTCTTGGATTTCGAATCCAttctaaattcaaaatattggacttGATGAAAATGTGGTAATGACACATTATGCAATATTTCACTGTACCTACaccacatggccaaaagtatgtggacatttATTGGCACAGTGAATCAGCTCAGAAGTTCTTATTGAGATTAACAGAGTTTTAGATGTTCATGTTAggttgaaaatgtttcatttgtttgtttgctttagtGGAGCTCTCGACCCTTGACTTTTCTCCGATTATTTTTCTTTTAGCATTGTCaggttttagatatttattatattttagaaaAGCGATACAGAGGCAACAGTCTGGCAACACAAATATTTTTCCATAAActgttttctttatatatatatatatatatatatatatatatatatatatatatatatatatataattccataCTTTTCAATACTTTTCCAAACTGAGTAGGAACCCTGTCATTAAAGTGTCCATTTACTTGTTCACATACTATATGTAACACTTACCTTTCGCTAAACTGTGGAGACCAGAGCAACTGAACACAAAGTGATTGCTGAAGCCCTGGCACTGATGGGTCCAGAGGCTGGGGGGAAAGGGTAGGGGAAAGTAGATAATGATTAGTATTCTTACTTAACTGTTATTATGGACACTTTCTGTTAGCATAGACAATATCAACATCAACATAGTTTATGTGTCTGTGAAAGTAGCCTATGGCCAGGTAATCCatcattaaaaacacatgaagtTACTTAAAAGTCTTAGATGacttcataaataataaaaaataataaacaaaccttGAAGTGAAGCTAAAGAATATTACTTACAAGAAAAAACTTTGAGGAAGAGGCAGTTGAGAACGATGTAGAAtctaataaatgaaaaaaagatCATCATCAGATTGGGTTGGTTTAATGCTGGCATCATGAATCGAAACAAGATCAGAAActtcgagagcttgtgaatcaaatTGAATCATGAAATCTCTATCAGTCCCCAGCCTAACATCTGACTTATAACTTTTAAATAAGGTATGTGACAGGCATTCAAAACATATACTTACAAAGCCAAAGTCGCTCTGTGCtagggctcttaaaagagcctttggggTGTAGTTAGCTGCTGTTGACACACAAGGAAAGGGGAGAGAAAGTAGAAACATGTCTGAATATGAGTGAGATATATCTGtacaaattaaaatgcattcaatttCAGCAATGATTTTTGACTAATCAGGATGACTGCTAGATGTATCACTTACAATAATCAGACTACAATATactgaaaaaaaagagaagagaataaTTATTTTCAAGGTATAAATTCCTAAAGTTAATAAAGGCTCTTGATTTATTGATATATCAATTGCATAAAAAATGCATGAGAAGAATGCAGTAATGCATCTGATGAGACTTTACAACCCACTAACAAACAAGAAACCATATTAagtcagtaaaatacattttctttcttgaaaatactactactaattagtattattatttttaatactgttaacagtaataataaaatataattattattattgtcattataattataattatgaatagtattaataataataacttattgtattattatttgagtTTAACTATTATTaatagtagaagtagtagtaatactaataataataattattattaacacTACTAACAATAatgattgaaataaaatataataataattattgttattaataaaacaatatttatatttataaatattattaaatgtagtggtattaataataataatatgacagACAGACGAATGGCCGATTTCTGATCTGATCTCATCTTTACAAGACACGTCTCGCTCTCACAGGCTTGGCTGCGAGCGCTGGCGCGTACACCACCAGCGGCGCGCTCACGCGCTCGCTTTTCATACAAAGTAAAgatagtattattaataattagatAATTTATTTATTCTAAAGTAACGATAACATCACAGACATGACTGATGAAACGAAACAATTCATTTCAATTTGAGCGGGTTTTCTCTATTATCCCAAATGACGTCACACAGACTAAACGGCATTTAACGGTATTTAATTATAGCGACTAGTGGACGGTGGGGAAAAAAAAcggaaaaacattgtttatgtgaaaagtAGTTGTACATTTACTGGAAAAGACAGTTAATCAATTTTGtgacaattaaaaatgttcattagGTGAAAGCGGCagttatttatcttatttatgtggttaaggctgccggttcatgccgttttaaattcaaggccctgatgctggcatataaaacagtcactgggtctgctccagcatacctaaaaacatttatgcagagctacgttcccaccagaagcctgcggtcggctaaggaacgtcgccttgtcgtaccaaaacaaagaggcaccaaaacactttcccggactttcagtttcatcataccacggtggtggaatgaccttcccaactcaatccgggaagctaactcactctctatcttcaaaaaacagctaaaaacacatcttttccaaaagcacttaaccggtcaataaaaaaaaaaaaaaataattaaaataaaaaaaataaataaatatatatttacatttcttgttgcacttaaatctgtttggtgtactattctgatgatagtgaaactttgtaatatggcactttttgtaccactgtctccctaagatgattcgctgatgttcttcctcttttgtaagttgctttggataaaagcgtctgccaaatgaataaatgtaaatgtaaaaatgtaagttaCAGTATGGGCCTACCTTAGCCTATATAACGGTAACGTTAtgctataattatattttattatgtactTTCTTCAAAGTTTGAAGTGTCATTTACCTTTGTAGGGGGTTCGtctgttttaaaagtaaaatcaGTTATGTAAAAAGTACTTTACCTCAAAAATGCTGGTTGAATAGGATGTCCACTTACAATGAAAACCGGGTTCTCATGCGCAGTGGGGTCACAACCCCTGCTTATATATGCCCGCTCATGGACAATGGCACGCgcacaaatgtatatttatattatattatatttattttttaaatgtacatttatataatgaTACCTTACGTTACCTTGTCAAAAAGTGATATACCACAATAATTTAGTAAATAGTAAATATaagttatatatttataaactttTGAATATGATTATGTTAACTAAATTGGCTAAATTTACGaaattaattaacaattaaaatgAATCGATTGTGCAGTCAGTGTTGGGTACCTGGATGGGATGGGGAATATACATAACATAATACATATTCAACAACCCATAGGTGGCGATATATGCGAGTCGCCAATAAGCATGCATGCAAGCGAAGAACCAGCTATACGCAGACGCGAGTTTACTCTATCAACGCGTGGCAGCCTTTAGTGGAAGCGTTCGGCTTTGATGTGCAAATGGTTGAGAATTAGAATGATATGGAATAATATGTggaaatttatgtttttttcataGTGTGATAATTTGTGGGATTGTGAGCGCTTACCCAGAGCTGTCTAGCGCGTTTTGCACGTGGCCCTGTTAAAGAAgctttataatttttaaaatgcaGTGATGAAATCTatcttatagaatttaaagtaaatCAAACATGTAAGAGAAGTGCAAGGTGCATCATATGTTAATTAGTTGTGAACGAAACCGTTTTGCATACAAAAATAACCTACAGGAATCCTgcagtttttttagtttttttttgcaggatattgttttatttatacattgaCAATATGTGCAGGAAATTTCTACAGGTTTTAGAATGAAACATGCAGGGacaggcaaggcaagtttattatatcacatttcatacacaatggtaattcagtGGCGTGttaagtgctttacatagaagaaattaaaataatcaaaagaaataagaataattaaaGTACGAACAGTGgtacagtgctcattcagtaaatgcacagctaaacagatgtgttttgagtctagATTTGACATTGACTACTGTAATAGCACATCTGGGCCCGTATTCATAACAATTATAATTGCAAAGAGTAGCTATAGtgacaaaatcctaagaaagtttTTAGAAATGTGGGTGTTTactcttaaaattaaataaaaatcctaGTGAAGTAATTCAGAAAGAGGTTAAAAgaggtcttaaggtcaaaattgtTAGGAGTAAGGACTTTTAAGAGgcttaagagttttttttaacaggagaaaatgacagaaagacGAAGAGGGAGAAGAAATGTTTTGCGCACAATGGATGACAGTGAGTTGATAAGACGCTATAAATTAgatctaaatgtaactgggagccagtgtaaagatctgaggactggtgtgttcatattttctggttcctcaatatggcagcagcgttctgtatgagctgcaactgttttATGGTCTTTTGGGGAAGTGTTGTATTTCTATTCCACTGTAATACCTAGatccttttaaaacattttcataatccaCTGTAATCAAATATGCCCTTACCTTTAGATTAAAGATGCAAGACGTCAATCCAGGGTCGCCAGCGGAGCATCTAACCAGTTCAGTTCTAGGTTCGGTTTCTAGGGGCGTCTGCTAATATTACTATTTGATTActaaaattaatttagtattaataAGGAAAAATTACTCATAGTCTTGTTTAAAAGGTTTATGAATCATCACAACATGATttagttttcttaaaaaatatttagaataatacaaatacaaaaattgCCCAAggcaaaaataacaaacacataAAAGTCTTTACCTGAATTGCGACTCTTTTTGCGTTGTCCCTCTGGAGGTGTTCAACTATAAGATCGTCCATAAAAATGTCAACTTTGTCTGTGACAAGTAATTTCTTGTACTATTTTCATCTGAGATGAagccaaaattacaaataatttgactTTAGTGACAGTGAAGGCCAAGTACTCAGAATTTGGCCTCTGCACTTAACCCATCCAAGTTAGTTTACACATTAGGAGTAGTGAACACGCAAACCTTGGACAGTGGGAGAGATCGGGGGTAAAGCGCAAGGGCACCTCAGTTGTTTCCTGTCTGTATTGAGACCTTTGAGTTACAAGTCTGACTCTAACCATTAGGCCACAACTGCCTTTAGAGAAATGGCAGCatcgttattttatttttacacagagatttgTAGATCTATTAGTAAAATCTGTTGACTTTAGCAatttttgttgcattgtattCCAAGAAATATTAAAgacatcttaatatcctttttaaATTCTGGTtcttaacaaaatgttattttggtaTCATCATTTTGAAGGCCCTATACAGTTTAATTCTAAGAATGAACTGTTCAATTTTATTTAATGGTCTGAAAAATACATATCATATGCTAAATTGAGTTTTTTCAGGTCAGTACTAAattacaaacaaacatattttaccCTGTGGTGCtcctcatttgtgttcttcatGACCGGACACCTGAAAATGAAACTTAAGCAAAATCAATGTAATATACTTTAGTTCaataatagttttgttttgtattttgagagcattttatatcaattcatatttatgaaataattatggtccatttttgccattgaaaataataatatatatttttttaaatctaatttcatttttcaattattgCAGTATTTCAGATTAACAGACTGGGCCTTTTAAATCCATTGTTTTTGAAGGCAGACTAGCGCCACCtgttgagagaaaataaaataaaacatgtaatttcatgGTGTAACCACTAGATCCCGTGCATACCATTCCGATGAagctatgttttaaaaaaattcaaaatacaaaactTTTCGGTCAAAAGTGACCGAAGACCACCAGGGGTAATGTGGTCTTTCATTCACTGCAATACAAGTTTACAAGTATGACGTCCTGCTTTTGAGAAACCTGGAAATGTGAAGTCAAAATACTGGCAAAGTGGGACAGTGGGTAAAGTGGGACAGTTAAGCTTCTTAATTTCTATCTTTACATGTAAATTATTCCATTACTAAAAATCAACATTGAGCTCATCATAAGCAAGtatgtgataaaaaaatatagGTTATGTGGCTATGACATCACTTCCGGGGTGTGGCACATCATATTCAACAACCTTACAGTGAACCGTGATGGTAAAGTAAAATGaaatagcattctgaggtgaATAATGTTaagattataaaaattaaaacactcatggatcatttgtaattgttatatattttgttataggaTGTAATGGTGAATCAGaacttttaaaaatcacattcatatgAATCTTTTTGTCTCTAACCTACAACTGGGTTATATTGGTCACATGGTATacattggctgccagtgtataaagAGCAAACTAGCACAGGTCAGTTCTTTTCACTTTTCAGTGTCCCCTCATAAATGTACATCTCTTAGAATATTacaaccttagtgatactaatgttgtgttttctttttaaacaccTAGGCAGGTTTGATGCATGTAGTCAATTGGAAATTGCTTTATCCACTGGAAGCCTCAATGGTGCAAAGTGAGGTTATCCACCACTAGGTCGGGTCCAACACCTATGTGTCCTTCTGTGTGCATTTATCACAACAATAGTAGCTACTTGTTTACTACTGGCAAATAACCTTAGGAGCTAAACCATTTTCACATCCATTCACAGATGGGTGACAGGTGAATGATGCACAATAATGTTTCCCCTGTATTCAGCAGTTGGGGTTGGTGTCCTGAGGAACACATCTGGAATACAAcagtcagttttttattttattgttcctGTTGAAATAAAACCTCCCTCccatttgttcttgttttaataaaactgttAAACTCTGTAGTGAAATTGTAGTGTTGTTTTGTTCAGTCTTGCCAAATAGATTTCGCCCaacaatgtatgtaattgtataccataaaaaatgaaaaatctttgaaataaaccatgaaaaatctttaaaagttatataatttctatattataatttataatatagatATAACATACCTGATTCAAGTCATCGGTTGAGTAGTAAATTACTTAAAGACCTGAAACATTCCAGGAAGATGGTAAGGAAACCCTATAAATATTCAATATGAGCGCCCTCTACTGCCTGTTAATTATGGTAAGTGATATTAAAATAacaacctgcagggaacgttccTAGAACGTTCTTATTTGGTTCcgaaaaaaataaccaaatgggAACCATATGAGaacgttaggggaacgttctgtgtttACTGGGAATGTGTTCGGTAACTATACAAAGAATCAAGTCTAATTAAAAACATCGACATCAAAATACAGATAGCATGAATGAATAATTAGGTGTGGAATAATTATACATGTGCACACACGGAATATCACGTTTATATTTAATATCAGTTTAACatgcaacatacagtataatctaAAATACAGATGAACTGAACAAAAGATCTTGAAGAAACTGTCGCCGCTTGTTTGAAAACACGAGCCGCACAGTCATTGGTCAACTGTCACACATAGACGTCACTATCAGCCAATCACAAGCCTCGGAACCCTCCCCCCACTGAACTCATGGTCACACAAGGCTTTAAAGAGAAGCAGCAGCGGAACATTCAGTCACATTTTCTGTGAAGAACGGAGAAGAGTCGTTGAAGTCATGGCAAGAACTAAACAGACCGCTCGTAAATCCACCGGTGGAAAAGCCCCGAGGAAGCAGCTCGCTACTAAAGCCGCCCGTAAGAGCGCACCAGCCACCGGCGGAGTCAAGAAGCCTCATCGTTACAGGCCCGGTACCGTGGCTCTGCGAGAGATCCGCCGTTATCAGAAGTCCACTGAGCTGCTGATTCGCAAACTGCCTTTCCAGCGTCTGGTGAGAGAAATCGCTCAGGATTTCAAGACGGATCTGCGCTTCCAGAGTTCCGCTGTCATGGCCCTGCAGGAGTCCAGCGAGGCTTATTTGGTCGGTCTGTTTGAGGACACCAACTTGTGTGCCATCCATGCCAAGAGGGTCACCATCATGCCCAAAGACATTCAGCTGGCCCGCCGCATTCGTGGAGAACGAGCTTAAATCCACAGTGACGTCATCCACATCAAccccaaaggctcttttaagagccacttcAATCCACTGAAAGAGATCATTCCCAGTTTTCATTAGTAATggtttataagaaaaaaaaattttgaaCGGGAATTAAAAAAATTCTAGCATTAATGGAGCTATTAATAGTAAATGTCATTCTAAAATGTTCCCAAATAGATGAAGTTAACTTAAACTAATAGATAGTgtcataaaacaaattaaaatgagtTGGAAAAACAATTTCTGAAGCCATTTTACTTGTAATTAGTGAATACAAGTGATCGTTTTAGCACcagtttatttcaccaggaaacttctGCGATATAGTACATACA
The sequence above is a segment of the Xyrauchen texanus isolate HMW12.3.18 chromosome 2, RBS_HiC_50CHRs, whole genome shotgun sequence genome. Coding sequences within it:
- the LOC127617430 gene encoding histone H3 isoform X1: MARTKQTARKSTGGKAPRKQLATKAARKSAPATGGVKKPHRYRPGTVALREIRRYQKSTELLIRKLPFQRLVREIAQDFKTDLRFQSSAVMALQESSEAYLVGLFEDTNLCAIHAKRVTIMPKDIQLARRIRGERA
- the LOC127617430 gene encoding histone H3 isoform X2 codes for the protein MARTKQTARKSTGGKAPRKQLATKAARKSAPATGGVKKPHRYRPGTVALREIRRYQKSTELLIRKLPFQRLVREIAQDFKTDLRFQSSAVMALQESSEAYLVGLFEDTNLCAILDIMSGRGKGGKGLGKGGAKRHRKVLRDNIQGITKPAIRRLARRGGVKRISGLIYEETRGVLKVFLENVIRDAVTYTEHAKRKTVTAMDVVYALKRQGRTLYGFGG